A single genomic interval of Spinacia oleracea cultivar Varoflay chromosome 6, BTI_SOV_V1, whole genome shotgun sequence harbors:
- the LOC130463227 gene encoding uncharacterized protein has translation MENRDKVLADNRPTFDKKPVICKPWHKDIVDFKDEVKVVPIWIHLKHLDLKFWGNRSLGKIVSSIGEFIQADQATINRDKLQFARVQVEVALSQDLPDCVEFQDEHGILKTIKVGYEWKPIVCEHCKLLGHLAVDCRKKKGKKVWVAKINQTIQPVTRDSVVQDTGDGEEGFVQAINTVQIRQESISPVVVANSFQMLQDNGGNIEDTIDSGVTALDDGGGLPHDSNG, from the coding sequence ATGGAAAATCGAGATAAAGTTCTTGCTGATAATAGACCCACTTTTGATAAGAAACCTGTAATTTGCAAACCTTGGCACAAGGACATTGTTGATTTCAAAGATGAAGTCAAGGTGGTTCCTATTTGGATTCATTTGAAACACCTAGATCTTAAATTTTGGGGAAATCGTAGTTTGGGTAAGATAGTGAGTTCTATTGGGGAATTCATCCAAGCTGATCAAGCAACCATCAATAGGGACAAACTGCAATTTGCTAGGGTCCAGGTGGAAGTTGCTTTATCTCAGGATTTACCTGACTGTGTGGAATTCCAGGATGAACATGGTATTTTGAAAACAATTAAGGTTGGATATGAATGGAAGCCAATTGTTTGTGAACATTGCAAGTTACTTGGGCACCTTGCTGTGGACTGCAGGAAGAAAAAAGGGAAGAAGGTGTGGGTGGCTAAAATAAACCAGACCATACAACCAGTTACTAGGGACAGTGTTGTTCAGGATACTGGTGATGGGGAGGAGGGTTTTGTACAAGCCATCAACACTGTCCAGATTAGACAGGAAAGCATTTCCCCAGTTGTGGTGGCAAATTCTTTCCAGATGCTGCAGGATAATGGGGGTAACATAGAAGATACCATTGATAGTGGTGTAACTGCATTAGATGATGGGGGTGGACTACCTCATGATTCTAATGGATAG
- the LOC110802758 gene encoding uncharacterized protein: MSWGVNRGTKQKDVKAFLNSNKCSLVCLLETKVKAKNLGALYLNLLAGWAFTSNSMCHPVGRIILSWNPSEFQVNPYFCSSQLIHCDINTKNGTTFAYSFIYAHNSQHERVSLWKDLCTLAGNINGAWIMMGDFNCVLNTDERVGSAVRLNEIQDFQNCVNCCGTEDAKLNGNFFTWNNKQQGSRRVFSKLDRVMINHDWCTQFPNTEVCFKNEGYFDHCPGIISVYPHLDVGKKPFKFFPMWQAAPQYNEIIKLAWNKNILGTPMYQVVQKLKNVKIALKKLNKEGFGDIEALEAKTAHALQLLQDELHLNPADNVIADKEKQAQHDYMVAHKAMISFLAHKAKDRWVKEGDENTAMFHK, encoded by the coding sequence ATGTCATGGGGGGTGAATAGGGGCACTAAACAAAAAGATGTGAAAGCCTTTTTGAACTCTAACAAGTGCAGCCTGGTTTGCCTTCTTGAAACCAAGGTCAAAGCCAAGAATTTGGGGGCTTTGTACCTTAATTTGCTTGCTGGTTGGGCATTCACTTCCAATAGCATGTGTCACCCTGTGGGTAGGATCATTCTTTCCTGGAATCCATCTGAATTTCAGGTGAATCCTTACTTTTGTTCTAGTCAGTTAATTCACTGTGACATCAATACCAAAAATGGTACTACCTTTGCCTATTCTTTTATATATGCTCACAACTCTCAGCATGAGAGAGTTTCTCTATGGAAAGATCTTTGTACTCTTGCTGGAAACATCAATGGTGCTTGGATCATGATGGGGGACTTTAACTGTGTGCTTAATACAGATGAAAGGGTAGGTAGTGCAGTTAGATTGAATGAGATTCAAGATTTCCAGAATTGTGTCAACTGTTGTGGAACGGAGGATGCAAAGTTGAATGGTAATTTCTTTACTTGGAACAATAAACAGCAGGGCAGTAGGAGGGTTTTCTCAAAACTGGATAGAGTCATGATTAATCATGACTGGTGCACTCAGTTTCCAAACACTGAGGTATGTTTTAAAAATGAGGGTTATTTTGATCATTGTCCTGGCATCATTTCTGTGTATCCTCACCTTGATGTGGGGAAAAAACCTTTCAAGTTCTTTCCTATGTGGCAAGCAGCACCACAGTATAATGAAATTATAAAGCTAGCATGGAACAAGAATATTCTTGGTACCCCTATGTACCAAGTGGTACAGAAATTGAAAAATGTGaaaattgctttgaaaaaaCTGAATAAGGAGGGGTTTGGAGATATTGAAGCTTTGGAGGCTAAAACTGCTCATGCCTTGCAATTGCTCCAAGATGAGTTGCATCTTAACCCTGCTGATAATGTGATAGCTGACAAAGAAAAACAGGCTCAACATGATTATATGGTGGCTCATAAAGCCATGATTAGCTTTCTTGCTCACAAAGCTAAAGATAGGTGGGTTAAAGAAGGGGATGAGAACACTGCAATGTTCCACAAATAA